A window from Kluyveromyces lactis strain NRRL Y-1140 chromosome E complete sequence encodes these proteins:
- a CDS encoding uncharacterized protein (similar to uniprot|Q75C51 Ashbya gossypii ACR066C ACR066Cp and weakly similar to YOR101W uniprot|P01119 Saccharomyces cerevisiae YOR101W RAS1 GTPase involved in G-protein signaling in the adenylate cyclase activating pathway plays a role in cell proliferation localized to the plasma membrane homolog of mammalian RAS proto- oncogenes), whose product MTSNVILFEDRCDCEAKLPRQFDVLTSKVALIGNSTVGKTCMVGRWIKGHSVLHDVDETGEHEEDLFHKIIEYDALTKSANFQECCKLLKHASLDEIKKVSSNVYQNMAYSDSQNTKYDATLKLDVQVVDVTHFDATDYSDLRHLQVNQADGFILCYDTTNPATLADMTLYHRIITRIKGDDVPIIVCGTKIDCISERKVSEDEVIGLCEEMGVDFDTCYFENSAMENINIDETFYAILHLIEKRKLAKTHTNCCKEPQHHSMANGTVLEKPKFTNYLQSSPASSPLKDSESTAVSVPPKSPTLGEYSTTSISIPLLDTPTPPSPAAEQANSIKNFENYREDADEKTDMEARFETKRATTIHSMRTMEQNSSSSESNSARSSRSKGKRNEKKKRSSSGNTCCIIC is encoded by the coding sequence ATGACATCGAATGTAATACTGTTCGAGGACAGGTGCGATTGCGAAGCCAAGTTGCCGCGACAGTTCGACGTGCTGACGTCTAAAGTGGCATTGATTGGTAATTCCACTGTGGGTAAGACTTGCATGGTTGGACGTTGGATCAAGGGCCACTCAGTGCTTcatgatgttgatgaaacCGGAGAGCATGAGGAAGATTTGTTCCATAAGATTATCGAATATGATGCGTTAACGAAATCGGCCAATTTCCAGGAATGTTGCAAGTTGTTGAAGCATGCTTCACTCGATGAGATTAAAAAAGTGAGCAGTAACGTGTATCAGAATATGGCATACTCAGATTCACAAAACACCAAATACGATGCGACTCTGAAATTGGACGTCCAGGTCGTCGACGTGACGCACTTCGATGCGACAGATTACTCGGATCTCAGACATTTACAAGTGAACCAAGCAGATGGGTTTATCTTATGTTATGACACCACCAACCCTGCAACGTTAGCGGATATGACGTTGTACCACAGAATAATCACAAGAATCAAAGGTGACGACGTGCCAATCATAGTGTGTGGGACCAAGATAGACTGCATATCAGAAAGGAAAGTATCCGAGGATGAAGTTATCGGATTATGTGAAGAGATGGGAGTAGATTTCGATACCTGTTACTTTGAGAATTCAGCGatggaaaatatcaacatcGATGAAACTTTCTATGCTATATTGCATTTGATAGAGAAAAGGAAACTAGCCAAGACTCATACCAATTGTTGTAAAGAACCTCAGCACCATTCAATGGCAAATGGGACCGTGTTAGAAAAGCCAAAATTCACAAATTATTTGCAATCTTCACCTGCGAGTAGTCCATTGAAGGATTCGGAAAGTACAGCGGTCAGTGTACCACCAAAAAGTCCCACATTAGGAGAGTATTCCACCACTTCGATTTCCATACCTTTGTTGGATACTCCTACACCGCCCTCGCCAGCTGCAGAACAAGCTAATAGTatcaaaaactttgaaaactaTCGTGAAGATGCTGATGAGAAGACGGACATGGAGGCACGATTCGAGACTAAGAGAGCAACTACGATACATTCCATGCGGACCATGGAACAAAATAGCTCATCATCGGAGAGTAATTCGGCTCGTTCCTCGAGATCAAAGGGAAAGAGGaacgaaaagaagaaacgtTCTTCTTCCGGTAACACCTGCTGCATCATCTGTTAG
- a CDS encoding 40S ribosomal protein eS27 (highly similar to uniprot|P38711 Saccharomyces cerevisiae YHR021c RPS27B ribosomal protein and to uniprot|P35997 Saccharomyces cerevisiae YKL156w RPS27A, Protein component of the small (40S) ribosomal subunit): MVLVQDLLHPTAASEARKHKLKTLVQSPRSHFLDVKCPGCLNITTVFSHAQTAVTCESCSTVLCTPTGGKAKLSEGTSFRRK; the protein is encoded by the exons ATG GTTTTAGTTCAAGATTTGTTGCACCCAACCGCTGCTTCTGAAGCTAGAAAGCACAAGTTAAAGACTTTGGTTCAATCCCCAAGATCTCACTTCTTGGATGTCAAGTGCCCAGGTTGTTTGAACATCACTACTGTGTTCTCTCACGCTCAAACCGCTGTCACTTGTGAATCATGCTCTACCGTCTTGTGTACCCCAACCGGTGGTAAGGCCAAGTTGTCTGAAGGTACTTCtttcagaagaaaatag
- the RSM22 gene encoding tRNA methyltransferase RSM22 (similar to uniprot|P36056 Saccharomyces cerevisiae YKL155C RSM22 Mitochondrial ribosomal protein of the small subunit) — protein MLRCSRTLSPRIFTRIPVSRYSSLADFPINVNDLDASTRDNAPTSFGSVVDDSQKDNAIVIERDHLLSDKVKGDYRDQNGNHLQGENAEEARLLPKTLEGRVLRDQIQLPSVMSQAIQNNIMSLHIPGNLRRAASKYFVELYESSLHRPTSSNIEVDSHIASIFVQNYAAIYQSLSELKKRVGESFNPQRVLDVGYGPATGIVALNDLMGKEYRPRVKEATIIGHIEMQKRAKIILSRQLNEIPDDMLYGEEEPTENVETKEEEADNIEGDDEMLGEVATKSIHINTRLRKDVPGSNEYDLIILTHQLLRHQERFPAQIDDNLDHYLKLLSPNGHLVIVERGNPMGFEIIARARQFMIRPEKYPEEHGKIPRPWNRGNKMMGRTSYRSVPVENEEPTLESLNINDDEYKQLMENLDAKYGEINKQDLEFEPELLEAIEKEDSKRGTSSDEESYFIKIVAPCSHHRKCPLQIGKPHYYDLDEGSKLNFCNFQKTVLRPRFTIELKKGKVLAAPWQTPTDGIGIKGKSAPGSGRRNGKSFEIINYSYLIAQRSSKDRATTEAINREREENKIKYDIGSLGDETANTWPRIVKQPTKRKGHVILDLCAPSGKFEKWIVPKSLDKQIYHDARKTQKGDLWTLDAKTKLAGGGALNVNKFEKLHKEKIKKMKRAVKSKSRELKDMANQLDNEREHMDPESAVDTLAKFHEHNFQLSNAKKEKKYANRKLAVDEY, from the coding sequence ATGTTACGTTGCAGTCGAACGCTTAGCCCTCGAATATTCACTCGTATTCCTGTGTCAAGGTACTCTTCACTGGCCGATTTCCCGATTAACGTTAATGATTTAGATGCATCTACAAGAGATAATGCGCCAACCAGTTTTGgttctgttgttgatgaCTCTCAGAAAGATAACGCAATAGTTATAGAGAGAGATCATTTGCTTTCGGATAAGGTTAAAGGAGATTACAGAGATCAAAATGGGAATCATTTACAAGGTGAAAATGCAGAGGAGGCAAGACTTCTACCCAAAACTCTTGAAGGACGGGTATTGAGAGATCAGATCCAATTGCCGTCTGTGATGAGTCAAGCAATCCAGAACAACATAATGTCTCTACATATACCTGGTAATCTAAGAAGAGCCGCATCCAAATATTTCGTGGAGTTATACGAAAGCTCCCTTCATCGACCTACATCATCGAACATCGAAGTGGATTCTCATATCGCATCAATCTTTGTGCAGAATTATGCTGCCATATATCAATCTTTATCAGAACTTAAGAAAAGGGTAGGGGAGAGTTTCAATCCTCAAAGAGTATTAGATGTTGGTTATGGGCCAGCCACTGGTATTGTTGCTTTGAACGATTTAATGGGAAAAGAGTACAGACCCAGAGTGAAAGAAGCCACTATCATAGGTCATATTGAGATGCAAAAGAGGGCAAAAATAATTTTGAGTAGacaattgaatgaaattcCAGACGACATGTTATACGGGGAAGAAGAGCCCACTGAGAATGTCGAAAcgaaagaagaagaagctgacAATATCGAAGGAGATGACGAGATGTTGGGAGAAGTAGCTACGAAGAGTATTCATATTAACACGAGGTTGCGTAAAGATGTTCCTGGTTCCAACGAATACGATTTGATCATCCTAACTCATCAGCTCTTAAGACACCAGGAAAGATTCCCAGCCCAAATCGATGACAACTTGGATCATTATTTGAAGCTTCTTTCCCCGAACGGACATCTAGTTATAGTAGAAAGGGGCAATCCAATGGGTTTTGAGATTATTGCAAGGGCAAGACAGTTCATGATCAGACCTGAAAAATATCCTGAAGAACACGGGAAGATTCCAAGACCCTGGAATAGAGGTAATAAGATGATGGGCAGAACCAGTTATCGTTCAGTGCCTGTTGAGAACGAAGAGCCCACACTTGAATCCTTAAACATAAATGATGACGAATATAAACAGTTAATGGAAAACTTGGATGCCAAATATGGAGAAATAAACAAACAAGATTTAGAATTCGAACCAGAACTTCTTGAAgccattgaaaaggaagattCCAAAAGAGGAACATCtagtgatgaagaaagttatttcatcaagatcGTTGCACCTTGTTCACACCATAGAAAATGTCCATTACAGATAGGGAAACCTCATTATTACGATTTAGATGAAGGTTCGAAATTGAATTTCTGTAATTTCCAAAAGACTGTACTAAGGCCAAGATTTACTATTGAATTAAAGAAGGGCAAAGTGCTTGCTGCACCATGGCAAACTCCAACTGATGGTATCGGTATCAAGGGGAAATCTGCACCAGGCTCAGGTAGAAGAAATGGTAAGAGTTTTGAGATTATAAACTATTCATATTTGATTGCCCAAAgatcttcaaaagatcGAGCCACGACTGAAGCAATAAATCgtgaaagagaagaaaataagaTTAAGTACGATATTGGCTCATTGGGAGATGAAACTGCCAATACGTGGCCTAGAATCGTTAAACAACCTACTAAGAGAAAAGGACATGTGATTCTCGATCTCTGCGCACCATCTGGTAAATTTGAGAAGTGGATTGTCCCAAAATCCTTAGACAAACAGATATATCACGATGCTAGAAAGACTCAAAAGGGAGATTTGTGGACATTAGATGCAAAGACGAAACTAGCAGGCGGAGGTGCCTTAAATGTAAATAAATTTGAGAAACTGCATAAggaaaagatcaagaagatgaagagagctgtgaaatcaaaatcacGTGAATTGAAAGACATGGCAAATCAATTAGACAATGAAAGAGAACATATGGATCCCGAATCAGCTGTTGATACGTTAGCTAAATTCCATGAGCACAATTTCCAGTTATCGAATGcaaagaaggagaagaaatATGCCAACCGGAAATTGGCAGTGGATGAGTATTAA
- the SRP102 gene encoding Signal recognition particle receptor subunit beta (similar to uniprot|P36057 Saccharomyces cerevisiae YKL154W SRP102 Signal recognition particle (SRP) receptor beta subunit involved in SRP-dependent protein targeting anchors Srp101p to the ER membrane.) produces MLSTPILLACIIVMISAAFVLIVQKTSANVIPGASKYTNRAPTFIIAGLPQTGKTALFNLLTTDSVKPSVMSQEPNVAEDYMLPTSHKNFKFKLIDFPGHDKFRSELLQTIKDSSQLKGLIYVIDSTINPKELVSTAELLYEILSVTELRPDGVDILLACNKSESFVARPPSKIKGALEKEITEIMKRKAKSLKANSKKSLSDDANDDDDDEVAVLQQNSAGFEFDRIDGNVDAKEGSVLKNDIDKWECWIDERAMN; encoded by the coding sequence ATGTTGTCGACACCAATTTTACTAGCATGCATTATTGTTATGATCAGTGCAGCATTTGTGCTGATCGTACAAAAGACGAGTGCCAACGTGATTCCTGGTGCTTCTAAATACACCAATAGAGCGCCCACTTTCATCATTGCAGGCTTGCCGCAAACGGGGAAGACTGCATTGTTCAATTTGTTAACCACAGACTCGGTCAAACCATCGGTGATGTCACAAGAACCCAATGTGGCTGAAGACTACATGTTACCAACTAGTCATAAGAATTTCAAGTTTAAATTGATCGATTTCCCAGGACATGACAAGTTCCGTTCTGAGCTGCTCCAAACCATCAAGGATTCGAGTCAATTGAAAGGGCTCATTTATGTGATTGATTCTACTATTAATCCTAAGGAATTGGTCAGTACTGCAGAACTATTGTATGAAATATTATCTGTCACCGAATTAAGACCAGACGGAGTTGACATCTTGTTGGCATGCAATAAATCTGAGTCATTCGTGGCAAGACCTCCATCAAAGATCAAGGGTGCTTTGGAGAAGGAAATAACTGAAATCATGAAGAGAAAGGCCAAAAGTTTGAAGGCAAACTCGAAAAAGTCCTTGAGTGACGATGCtaatgacgatgatgacgatgaggTTGctgttcttcaacaaaactCAGCCGGATTCGAATTCGATAGAATTGATGGGAATGTAGATGCTAAGGAGGGAAGCgttttgaaaaatgatattgataagTGGGAATGCTGGATTGATGAACGTGCAATGAATTAG
- a CDS encoding uncharacterized protein (similar to uniprot|Q2V2P5 Saccharomyces cerevisiae YIL102C-A): MKTFSIILALFIYYCVWLLLPIFDLDQKVSLFPLSSQYAVGIPILLLLLGTSIVGTSVAVMLWNDCSDVPKTRDKPTHTNT, translated from the coding sequence ATGAAGACCTTTTCTATTATTTTAGCACTCTTTATCTATTATTGTGTTTGGTTACTGTTACCTatatttgatcttgatcAAAAAGTGTCACTTTTCCCATTATCTAGCCAATATGCAGTTGGAATCCCTATATTACTGTTACTACTTGGAACTTCAATCGTTGGAACCTCAGTTGCTGTAATGTTATGGAATGATTGCAGTGATGTACCGAAGACAAGAGACAAACCAACGCATACCAATACTTAA